A section of the Acidobacterium capsulatum ATCC 51196 genome encodes:
- a CDS encoding N-acetylglucosamine kinase produces the protein MAFFLGIDAGGTKADYALADEQGVIARVRSDSIKRMRVDAQAAAHHLETALKELTAKTGIAMSGIAQTCVGTAGETVPLVTDWLRAEIPARVGGGLLILGDVEIALDAAFRGEPGVLVLAGTGSNVAARTVEGRVITAGGWGPVLADQGSGHRIGLQALRALCLARDEEKTTLLLPAVLEFWQLSSFDELVAHANAIPGPDFSQLTRTVVDCAERGDDVAQAVLVEQGRELAHLACVLMRRMGQAGTFAPRLAFAGSIMEKVARVRAALIARVREEYPETQAMDGVVDPVDGALWRARGAAGIV, from the coding sequence ATGGCATTTTTTCTGGGCATTGATGCCGGGGGCACGAAGGCCGATTACGCGCTGGCCGATGAGCAGGGCGTGATTGCTCGAGTGCGATCGGACTCAATCAAGCGCATGCGTGTGGATGCGCAGGCGGCGGCGCATCATCTGGAGACTGCGCTCAAGGAACTCACGGCGAAGACCGGCATCGCCATGAGCGGGATTGCGCAGACGTGCGTGGGAACAGCCGGGGAGACGGTTCCGCTGGTGACGGACTGGCTGCGGGCGGAGATTCCGGCGAGAGTGGGCGGGGGGCTGTTGATTCTGGGCGACGTGGAGATTGCCCTGGATGCGGCCTTCAGAGGAGAGCCCGGTGTGCTGGTGCTGGCGGGTACGGGATCGAATGTGGCGGCCCGCACGGTGGAGGGCCGCGTGATTACGGCGGGCGGATGGGGTCCGGTGCTGGCAGACCAGGGGTCGGGGCATCGCATCGGGCTGCAGGCGCTGCGGGCGCTGTGCCTCGCGAGGGATGAAGAGAAGACGACGCTGCTGCTGCCGGCGGTGCTGGAGTTCTGGCAGCTCTCATCGTTCGACGAACTGGTGGCGCATGCGAATGCGATTCCCGGGCCGGACTTCTCGCAACTGACGAGGACGGTAGTGGATTGCGCGGAGCGTGGCGACGACGTCGCGCAGGCGGTTCTGGTGGAGCAGGGCAGGGAACTGGCGCATCTTGCCTGCGTGCTGATGCGGCGCATGGGGCAAGCGGGCACGTTTGCGCCGCGGCTCGCCTTTGCCGGAAGCATCATGGAAAAAGTCGCGCGGGTGCGGGCGGCTTTGATTGCGCGCGTGCGCGAGGAGTACCCGGAGACGCAGGCGATGGATGGAGTGGTTGATCCAGTGGATGGGGCGCTGTGGCGCGCGCGGGGCGCGGCGGGAATCGTGTGA
- a CDS encoding MFS transporter, translated as MAKTGNTVFYRVYLLLIAGLGGLLYGIDVGIIAAALVFLNKTVNLTLEQTSMIVAAVLGGSMLSSPAAGVLADWFGRKKMMVVSGLMFVASVGLIVTSQSFVPLFLGRLLQGMSGGVIAVVVPLYLAETLDADVRGRGTAIFQFMLTFGIVMASLIGYFYTHQAEAAIAHAAGHAGLILAAENHAWRGMFLAVIYPGIIFFAGAFFLHESPRWLFRRGRVEAAGRALERTMSREEAAREIEEMQTVAAAGVAGAGGAVKERGSLLRRKYVLPFLLACLVLALNTATGINSVLAFVVVILMKAGWTATHATQGDVAVVVLNCVMTLVGVSLIDKKGRRFLLRIGTGGIVLSLALGAAIFFGFESQQTNVTARVASAVHGDTIALPVNTQSLGVAAKGANGMALTVVYRYGKGQQITTVQTNTAHPELRIAPKAAAAAAPLVIERAMYGPLPARRTGWMIALCLAGFIACYAAGPGVVVWLMLSELMPTRIRSMGMGIALLLNQGVSTMLAAIFLPVAGNYGYYAMFALWAVCAAAYFLTATTLLPETKGKTLEEIEVIFDRV; from the coding sequence ATGGCAAAAACAGGGAACACGGTTTTCTATCGCGTCTATCTGCTGCTGATTGCCGGACTTGGCGGGCTTTTGTATGGCATTGACGTGGGCATCATTGCGGCGGCGCTGGTGTTTTTGAATAAGACGGTCAATTTGACGCTCGAGCAGACCTCGATGATTGTGGCCGCGGTGCTGGGCGGCAGCATGTTGTCTTCGCCGGCGGCGGGAGTGCTGGCCGACTGGTTTGGCCGCAAGAAGATGATGGTGGTGAGCGGCCTGATGTTTGTGGCCAGCGTGGGCCTGATTGTGACCTCGCAGAGCTTTGTTCCGCTGTTTCTGGGCAGGCTGTTGCAGGGCATGAGCGGCGGCGTGATTGCGGTGGTGGTTCCGCTGTACCTGGCCGAGACGCTGGATGCGGATGTGCGCGGGCGGGGCACGGCGATCTTCCAGTTCATGCTGACGTTTGGCATCGTGATGGCTTCGCTGATCGGCTACTTTTACACGCATCAGGCCGAGGCGGCGATTGCGCATGCGGCCGGGCATGCCGGCCTGATACTGGCGGCGGAAAACCATGCGTGGCGCGGCATGTTTCTAGCGGTGATCTATCCGGGAATCATCTTCTTTGCGGGAGCGTTCTTTCTGCATGAGAGCCCGCGCTGGCTGTTTCGCCGGGGCCGTGTGGAGGCGGCCGGGCGCGCGCTGGAGCGCACGATGAGCCGGGAAGAAGCGGCGCGCGAGATTGAAGAGATGCAGACCGTGGCGGCGGCGGGTGTGGCCGGCGCTGGCGGCGCGGTGAAGGAGCGGGGTTCGCTGCTGCGCCGCAAATATGTGCTGCCTTTTCTGCTGGCATGCCTGGTGCTGGCGCTGAATACGGCGACAGGCATCAACTCGGTGCTGGCGTTTGTGGTGGTGATTCTGATGAAGGCCGGCTGGACGGCCACGCATGCAACGCAGGGCGATGTGGCCGTAGTGGTGCTGAACTGCGTGATGACGCTGGTGGGCGTGAGCCTGATCGACAAGAAGGGCCGGAGGTTTCTGCTGCGGATCGGCACGGGCGGCATTGTGTTGTCGCTGGCGCTGGGCGCGGCTATCTTCTTTGGCTTTGAGTCTCAGCAGACGAATGTGACCGCGCGGGTGGCTTCCGCGGTGCATGGAGACACGATCGCGCTGCCGGTGAACACGCAGTCGCTCGGCGTTGCGGCCAAGGGAGCGAATGGCATGGCGCTGACGGTGGTGTACCGCTACGGCAAGGGGCAGCAGATCACGACGGTGCAGACGAACACGGCGCATCCGGAGCTGCGCATTGCGCCCAAGGCCGCTGCTGCTGCGGCTCCGCTGGTGATTGAGCGGGCGATGTATGGGCCGCTGCCGGCGCGCCGGACGGGATGGATGATTGCGCTGTGTCTGGCGGGCTTCATTGCGTGCTATGCGGCGGGGCCCGGCGTGGTGGTGTGGCTGATGCTCTCGGAGCTGATGCCGACGCGCATCCGCTCGATGGGGATGGGCATTGCGCTGCTGTTGAATCAGGGCGTTTCGACGATGTTGGCGGCGATTTTTCTGCCGGTGGCAGGGAACTATGGCTACTACGCGATGTTTGCGCTGTGGGCGGTTTGCGCGGCGGCATACTTTTTGACCGCGACGACACTGCTGCCGGAGACCAAGGGCAAGACGCTCGAAGAGATTGAAGTGATCTTTGATAGGGTGTAG